The Bradysia coprophila strain Holo2 chromosome IV unlocalized genomic scaffold, BU_Bcop_v1 contig_84, whole genome shotgun sequence genome window below encodes:
- the LOC119072890 gene encoding FERM domain-containing protein 5 isoform X2 has protein sequence MFKNRTNVVYKCTVRLLEDLDVLECEFQPNHRGTFLLDYVCEQLDIKDKDYFGLRYVDSAKQRHWLDLAKSITKQVKDVDPLVFSFRIKFYPADPFRLTGNAKFMLYQQLKRDLRHGRLYCSAGEASALGALVVQEELGDYDPEIHVGDYVAAIKIVLRQTDSLERKVMELHQKREPGQEVHIPIDEFMSIARTLETYGVDPHPVKDHRGSQLYLGINHSGINTFAAGKKAQHFRWSEIHKLNYEGKMFIAHLSYTDKESREPKKHTVGWKCGSGSACRYIWRCSIEQMLFFTLPNSQNASVMSGGGFMRGTKFRYSGRTEREILTESLNALRQQHLLNNTSPSKRKANSVPATPSSPQGDLAEIRYSSLPRSTMSEPMGCSNQINSGFLQDSTIPLLETVSEEARRQTGLENNGLSDYYFRDSFDHSSSESGFTSLTDNRIGHRLINPSHNPPLSITNQASSNNSAAVINQQNATNNAKTAKRFSILHAFVPSFIFVVIALIVLTIFILESESEMVSPIRDLPEMKILKYQYYQPLKDVFAKLFINQ, from the exons ATGTTCAAAAATCGAACGAATGTTGTTTATAAATGTACAGTAAG GCTGCTCGAGGACTTGGATGTTTTAGAATGTGAATTTCAG cCGAATCACAGAGGAACGTTTCTGTTGGATTATGTTTGTGAGCAGCTCGACATCAAGGACAAGGACTACTTCGGCCTGCGATATGTAGATTCTGCAAAGCAAAGG CACTGGTTGGATCTGGCCAAATCCATCACTAAACAAGTGAAAG ATGTCGACCCACTCGTCTTTTCGTTCCGCATAAAATTTTATCCAGCAGATCCATTTAG ATTAACCGGAAATgccaaatttatgttgtatCAACAATTAAAACGGGATTTGCGACATGGTCGATTATACTGTTCAGCCGGTGAAGCGTCCGCGTTAGGAGCGTTAGTTGTTCAAG AGGAGCTTGGCGACTACGATCCAGAAATCCATGTGGGCGATTATGTGGCTGCTATTAAAATTGTTCTGCGACAGACAGATAGTCTGGAACGGAAGGTAATGGAACTACACCAAAAACGGGAACCAGGCCAAGAGGTTCACATTCCTATCGATGAATTTATGTCAATTGCACGTACGCTAGAAACTTATGGCGTTGATCCGCATCCTGTTAAA GATCACCGAGGCAGTCAATTATATTTGGGTATAAATCATTCTGGGATCAATACGTTTGCGGCGGGTAAAAAAGCTCAACACTTTCGATGGTCTGAAATACACAAACTCAATTACGAAGGGAAAATGTTCATAGCGCATTTAT CATATACGGATAAGGAAAGTCGAGAACCG AAAAAACATACCGTTGGATGGAAATGTGGATCGGGCTCGGCGTGTCGGTATATTTGGAGATGTTCCATAGAGCAGATGCTTTTTTTCAC TTTACCGAATAGTCAGAATGCGAGTGTGATGAGTGGCGGTGGCTTCATGAGAGGCACAAAGTTCCGATATTCCGGTCGAACCGAAAGAGAAATTTTAACGGAAAGTCTGAATGCACTGAGACAGCAGCATTTACTGAATAACACTAGTCCTAGCAAGCGTAAAGCAAATAGTGTTCCAG CAACACCAAGTAGTCCGCAGGGTGACCTGGCGGAAATtc GTTACAGTAGCTTACCTCGATCAACTATGTCCGAGCCAATGGGATGTTCTAATCAGATAAATTCTGGATTTTTACAAGATAGCACAATACCTCTGCTGGAAACTGTTTCCGAAGAAGCGAGAAGACAAACtg GACTGGAAAACAACGGTCTTTCGGATTACTATTTTCGCGATTCATTCGATCACTCATCGTCAGAAAGTGGTTTTACCAGCCTTACCGATAACCGCATCGGGCATCGATTAATAAATCCTTCCCACAATCCGCCATTATCCATTACCAATCAAGCGTCGTCAAACAATTCGGCCGCCGTGATCAATCAGCAAAATGCCACAAATAATGCGAAAACGGCCAAACGATTTTCCATCTTGCATGCATTCGTTCCGTCGTTCATATTCGTTGTTATTGCATTGATAGttttaaccatttttataTTAGAATCCGAATCGGAAATGGTCTCTCCAATCAGAGATTTGccggaaatgaaaattttgaagtatCAGTACTATCAGCCGCTTAAGGATGTATTTGCGAAATTATTCATCAATCAAtag
- the LOC119072890 gene encoding FERM domain-containing protein 5 isoform X1, producing the protein MFKSRNELNVVFYKCTVRLLEDLDVLECEFQPNHRGTFLLDYVCEQLDIKDKDYFGLRYVDSAKQRHWLDLAKSITKQVKDVDPLVFSFRIKFYPADPFRLTGNAKFMLYQQLKRDLRHGRLYCSAGEASALGALVVQEELGDYDPEIHVGDYVAAIKIVLRQTDSLERKVMELHQKREPGQEVHIPIDEFMSIARTLETYGVDPHPVKDHRGSQLYLGINHSGINTFAAGKKAQHFRWSEIHKLNYEGKMFIAHLSYTDKESREPKKHTVGWKCGSGSACRYIWRCSIEQMLFFTLPNSQNASVMSGGGFMRGTKFRYSGRTEREILTESLNALRQQHLLNNTSPSKRKANSVPATPSSPQGDLAEIRYSSLPRSTMSEPMGCSNQINSGFLQDSTIPLLETVSEEARRQTGLENNGLSDYYFRDSFDHSSSESGFTSLTDNRIGHRLINPSHNPPLSITNQASSNNSAAVINQQNATNNAKTAKRFSILHAFVPSFIFVVIALIVLTIFILESESEMVSPIRDLPEMKILKYQYYQPLKDVFAKLFINQ; encoded by the exons ATGTTCAAAAGtcgaaatgaattaaatgttgTGTTTTATAAGTGTACAGTCAG GCTGCTCGAGGACTTGGATGTTTTAGAATGTGAATTTCAG cCGAATCACAGAGGAACGTTTCTGTTGGATTATGTTTGTGAGCAGCTCGACATCAAGGACAAGGACTACTTCGGCCTGCGATATGTAGATTCTGCAAAGCAAAGG CACTGGTTGGATCTGGCCAAATCCATCACTAAACAAGTGAAAG ATGTCGACCCACTCGTCTTTTCGTTCCGCATAAAATTTTATCCAGCAGATCCATTTAG ATTAACCGGAAATgccaaatttatgttgtatCAACAATTAAAACGGGATTTGCGACATGGTCGATTATACTGTTCAGCCGGTGAAGCGTCCGCGTTAGGAGCGTTAGTTGTTCAAG AGGAGCTTGGCGACTACGATCCAGAAATCCATGTGGGCGATTATGTGGCTGCTATTAAAATTGTTCTGCGACAGACAGATAGTCTGGAACGGAAGGTAATGGAACTACACCAAAAACGGGAACCAGGCCAAGAGGTTCACATTCCTATCGATGAATTTATGTCAATTGCACGTACGCTAGAAACTTATGGCGTTGATCCGCATCCTGTTAAA GATCACCGAGGCAGTCAATTATATTTGGGTATAAATCATTCTGGGATCAATACGTTTGCGGCGGGTAAAAAAGCTCAACACTTTCGATGGTCTGAAATACACAAACTCAATTACGAAGGGAAAATGTTCATAGCGCATTTAT CATATACGGATAAGGAAAGTCGAGAACCG AAAAAACATACCGTTGGATGGAAATGTGGATCGGGCTCGGCGTGTCGGTATATTTGGAGATGTTCCATAGAGCAGATGCTTTTTTTCAC TTTACCGAATAGTCAGAATGCGAGTGTGATGAGTGGCGGTGGCTTCATGAGAGGCACAAAGTTCCGATATTCCGGTCGAACCGAAAGAGAAATTTTAACGGAAAGTCTGAATGCACTGAGACAGCAGCATTTACTGAATAACACTAGTCCTAGCAAGCGTAAAGCAAATAGTGTTCCAG CAACACCAAGTAGTCCGCAGGGTGACCTGGCGGAAATtc GTTACAGTAGCTTACCTCGATCAACTATGTCCGAGCCAATGGGATGTTCTAATCAGATAAATTCTGGATTTTTACAAGATAGCACAATACCTCTGCTGGAAACTGTTTCCGAAGAAGCGAGAAGACAAACtg GACTGGAAAACAACGGTCTTTCGGATTACTATTTTCGCGATTCATTCGATCACTCATCGTCAGAAAGTGGTTTTACCAGCCTTACCGATAACCGCATCGGGCATCGATTAATAAATCCTTCCCACAATCCGCCATTATCCATTACCAATCAAGCGTCGTCAAACAATTCGGCCGCCGTGATCAATCAGCAAAATGCCACAAATAATGCGAAAACGGCCAAACGATTTTCCATCTTGCATGCATTCGTTCCGTCGTTCATATTCGTTGTTATTGCATTGATAGttttaaccatttttataTTAGAATCCGAATCGGAAATGGTCTCTCCAATCAGAGATTTGccggaaatgaaaattttgaagtatCAGTACTATCAGCCGCTTAAGGATGTATTTGCGAAATTATTCATCAATCAAtag
- the LOC119072886 gene encoding cullin-associated NEDD8-dissociated protein 1, giving the protein MTAQFTQIANLLEKATSNDKDFRFMATNDLMNELQKDSIKLDDEIEKKVVKMVLRLLEDKNGEVQNQAVKCLGPVVNRVKEMQVEMIVDSLCTNMVSNDEQLRDISSIGLKTVISEMPQNSNSLAPNVCQRITGKLSNAIEKEDVSVKLEALDILADLLIRFGELLYSFHETILKALVPQLASPRQAVRKRTIVALSHLLITCSNSSYNKVIQHLLDGLEKRQNPATIRTHIQCLASICRQSGYRLCNHIDRAMTAMAEYSSQEDDELREYCLQACEAFVSRCPEAIAPHIPVVVKICLNYITYDPNYNYEADDGDANASMDTEEDEDIDSEEYSDDDDMSWKVRRSAAKCLEAVIATRTELLDEFYRTLSPALIGRFKEREENVKSDIFHAYVALLKATRSQDDVTNDPDSMEQVSGPISLLQEQVPNIVSAVQPLMREKSVKTRQDCFLLLKELLIALPGALSNHMEQVIPGVQFSLADKNSTSNMRIDALGFVCFILQSHNPQIFHPYIKMLVPLVVNAVFDPFYKISTEALLVLQHLVKVIRPLDVQTNFEFTPFVLPLYECTVQKLDAQEVDQEVKDRAIACMGQIIANMGDVLKQNLDFCMPIFLERLRNEVTRLSAVKALTMIAASPLRVDLRSILAEVIPVLGSFLRKNQRVLKLNTLSLLDTLVNNYFANMNPQMLQTAIVETPPLISEVDLHIAQLTLVLLTSVAHKHPHAMIGYEPILTEVMSLVRSPLLQGAALQCTMNLFQVLVQAKLPGLGYRQLLDMLRAPVLNAQPAHPLHKQAYHSLAKCVSALTIQVPNEAIPLAAELLEDIQNRRSDAHLMFCLLTIGEIGRHFNLNSIEMLPQCIIGCFGASSEDVKAAASHALGAVAVGNLNYYLPFILNEIEVQPKRQYLLLHSLKELITSLTNAPNGLQQLLPSVPSIWTQLFKHCECSEEGSRNVVAECLGKLVLVNAEELLPCLQQALHSESAMMRTAVVSAIKFTISDQPQPIDGMLRQCIGQFLFTLQDPEPTVRRVALVAFNSAVHNKPSLVRDLLPELLPWLYSETKVKKELIREVEMGPFKHTVDDGLDIRKAAFECMYTLLEQGLERVDVMQFLEHVQAGLKDHYDIKMLTYLMTARLATLCPNAVLQRLDQFVEPLKTTCTLKVKANSVKQEYEKQDELKRSALRALAALALIPKADKNQQLAEFLKFIKESADLLAIFHSVQKDSTTNNNLDNSSMDQS; this is encoded by the exons ATGACGGCTCAATTTACACAGATAGCCAATTTGTTGGAAAAG GCCACTTCCAATGACAAAGATTTTCGCTTTATGGCCACCAACGATTTGATGAATGAATTGCAAAAGGACAGCATCAAGTTAGACGATGAAATCGAGAAGAAAGTGGTCAAAATGGTCCTACGATTGTTGGAAGACAAGAATGGTGAAGTTCAAAATCAAGCGGTCAAGTGTCTCGGTCCCGTTGTAAATCGGGTCAAAGAGATGCAAGTGGAAATGATTGTCGACTCACTGTGCACGAATATGGTGTCGAATGACGAACAGTTGCGCGATATATCCAGCATTGGCCTGAAAACCGTCATCTCGGAAATGCCACAGAACTCAAACTCATTGGCACCGAATGTATGCCAACGAATCACCGGTAAATTGAGCAATGCCATTGAAAAG GAAGACGTATCGGTCAAGCTGGAAGCATTGGATATACTGGCCGATTTGCTGATCAGATTCGGAGAACTGTTGTATTCATTTCATGAGACCATTTTAAAAGCACTGGTTCCGCAGCTCGCTTCTCCACGACAAGCTGTTCGTAAGCGCACCATTGTTGCACTGTCACACTTACTCATCACATGCAGTAATTCGTCGTACAACAAAGTCATTCAACATCTTCTGGACGGATTGGAGAAGCGACAGAATCCGGCTACAATTCGCACTCACATCCAGTGTTTGGCATCGATTTGTCGCCAATCCGGCTACCGTCTGTGCAATCACATTGATCGTGCAATGACCGCAATGGCTGAGTACAGTAGCCAAGAAGATGATGAGCTACGTGAATATTGCTTGCAAGCATGCGAGGCATTTGTGTCTCGATGTCCCGAGGCTATCGCACCGCACATACCTGTC GTCGTCAAAATTTGCCTCAATTACATTACCTACGACCCAAACTATAACTATGAGGCCGATGACGGCGATGCCAATGCAAGCATGGACACAGAGGAAGACGAAGACATTGACAGTGAAGAGTACAGTGACGATGATGATATGAGTTGGAAGGTCCGTAGATCGGCTGCCAAATGTTTGGAAGCGGTAATTGCCACTCGAACCGAATTGCTAGACGAATTCTATCGAACATTGTCGCCGGCCCTGATTGGTCGGTTCAAAGAACGCGAAGAAAACGTTAAATCGGACATTTTTCATGCCTATGTTGCGTTGCTGAAGGCGACACGATCACAGGATGATGTCACAAATGATCCGGACTCAATGGAACAGGTGTCGGGACCGATAAGTTTGTTACAGGAACAAGTACCAAATATTGTGTCAGCGGTGCAACCGCTGATGCGTGAGAAATCGGTCAAGACACGACAGGATTGCTTTCTGCTGTTGAAGGAATTATTGATCGCTTTGCCCGGTGCACTGTCAAATCATATGGAACAAGTCATTCCCGGCGTTCAGTTTTCACTTGCTGACAAAAATTCCACGTCCAACATGAGAATCGATGCCCTGGGCTTCGTTTGTTTCATTCTGCAGAGTCACAATCCGCAG ATCTTTCATCCGTACATCAAAATGCTGGTACCTTTGGTGGTGAATGCAGTTTtcgatccattttacaaaatctcaACAGAGGCCCTGCTGGTCTTGCAACACTTGGTCAAAGTGATTCGTCCACTTG ATGTTCAaacgaatttcgaatttacacCATTTGTGCTTCCATTGTACGAATGTACGGTGCAAAAATTGGACGCCCAGGAAGTCGATCAGGAAGTGAAGGATCGGGCCATCGCCTGTATGGGCCAAATAATCGCCAACATGGGAGACGTTTTGAAACAGAACCTGGACTTTTGTATGCCAATATTCCTGGAACGTTTGCGCAACGAAGTAACACGATTGAGTGCCGTCAAAGCACTAACAATGATCGCCGCTTCACCGCTTCGTGTCGATTTACGGTCAATTCTGGCCGAAGTTATTCCCGTTCTCGGTTCATTTCTGCGGAAAAATCAACGGGTGCTCAAACTGAACACACTGTCACTGCTCGACACATTGGTCAACAACTATTTTGCGAACATGAATCCACAGATGCTACAAACGGCAATCGTCGAAACTCCACCGCTAATATCGGAAGTCGATCTGCACATTGCCCAATTAACGTTGGTCCTTCTAACATCCGTTGCACATAAGCATCCACATGCTATGATTGGCTACGAGCCCATTTTAACCGAAGTTATGTCTCTGGTTCGGTCACCTCTGCTGCAAGGCGCCGCACTACAGTGtacgatgaatttgtttcaAGTCCTGGTCCAAGCCAAATTACCTGGACTGGGCTACCGACAATTGTTGGATATGCTACGTGCACCGGTTTTGAATGCCCAGCCAGCGCATCCGCTACATAAACAG GCTTACCACTCATTGGCAAAATGTGTGTCGGCATTGACAATACAAGTACCAAATGAAGCGATTCCTCTGGCAGCTGAACTACTAGAAGACATTCAAAACCGTCGTAGCGATGCGCATTTAATGTTTTGCCTCTTGACCATTGGCGAAATCGGAAGACATTT caatttgaattcaattgaaatgttGCCCCAATGCATCATCGGATGTTTTGGTGCGTCGTCCGAAGATGTTAAGGCTGCTGCAAGTCATGCTCTTGGAGCCGTGGCCGTCGGAAATCTGAATTATTATCTCCCATTCATACTCAACGAAATCGAAGTGCAGCCGAAGCGTCAATACCTGTTGCTTCATTCATTGAAGGAATTGATCACTTCGTTAACAAACGCACCGAACGGCTTGCAACAGTTACTGCCTTCAGTGCCGTCGATTTGGACGCAGCTATTCAAACACTGCGAGTGTTCGGAGGAAGGATCTCGTAATGTTGTCGCTGAATGCTTGGGAAAATTAGTGTTGGTAAATGCAGAAGAGTTACTGCCATGCCTACAGCAAGCTCTACATAGTGAAAGTGCAATGATGCGAACGGCAGTTGTGTCTGCCATCAAATTCACAATATCCGATCAACCGCAACCAATCGATGGAATGCTACGACAATGCATCGGCCAATTTTTATTCACTCTGCAAGACCCCGAGCCGACAGTTCGACGAGTTGCGCTGGTTGCATTCAATTCAGCCGTTCATAATAAGCCGAGCTTGGTCAGAGACTTGTTGCCGGAATTGTTGCCGTGGCTGTATTCGGAAACCAAAGTTAAG AAAGAATTGATTCGCGAGGTGGAGATGGGTCCGTTCAAGCACACCGTTGACGACGGATTGGATATAAGAAAGGCGGCATTCGAATGCATGTACACGTTGCTCGAGCAGGGACTGGAGCGTGTGGATGTGATGCAGTTTTTGGAGCATGTACAGGCCGGTCTGAAGGACCATTACGACATTAAAATGTTGACCTACTTAATGACAGCACGCTTAGCTACTTTGTGTCCGAATGCTGTTTTACAAA GACTGGATCAGTTTGTGGAGCCATTGAAAACCACCTGTACGCTTAAAGTGAAGGCAAACTCAGTTAAACAGGAATACGAGAAACAAGACGAACTCAAGCGTTCCGCTCTGCGAGCTCTGGCTGCGCTAGCATTGATTCCGAAGGCTG ATAAAAATCAACAGTTGgctgaatttttgaaattcatcaaagaATCGGCCGATTTGCTCGCAATTTTCCATTCAGTGCAGAAAGATTCGACAACAAATAACAATTTAGATAATTCGTCGATGGATCAAAGCTAA